A genome region from Archaeoglobus fulgidus DSM 4304 includes the following:
- a CDS encoding DUF169 domain-containing protein has translation MKWNDEGKRIVEMLKLRTPPVGVKFFQEKYEPERAFRPSKYGIKMAVCQAIAFARYIGRTVVLEAEDFGCPPAMLLYGVAEYEGSLKDILVGAQWLKDESCEVAEQKLPLGKYKSFVFGDMTKMAEEPEAVMIFGTPAQIGRLIQAATYFGGAVKANLTAKTASCAEALFPALRGEVAIAVPGAGDRVFAAIQETEMIFAMPYAWTGKILEGLENAGRGANISYPPSPFLMFTPRFPKHYRETAEKFKLV, from the coding sequence ATGAAGTGGAACGATGAGGGAAAGAGAATTGTTGAGATGCTGAAACTCCGCACACCACCAGTTGGTGTAAAATTCTTCCAGGAGAAGTACGAGCCTGAAAGGGCCTTTAGGCCGTCAAAATACGGAATAAAGATGGCAGTCTGTCAGGCCATTGCCTTTGCCCGCTACATCGGCAGAACGGTTGTGCTTGAGGCTGAGGACTTTGGGTGCCCTCCTGCGATGCTCCTTTACGGCGTGGCGGAGTATGAAGGGAGCCTGAAGGATATTCTGGTTGGCGCGCAGTGGCTGAAGGATGAGAGCTGCGAGGTTGCGGAGCAGAAGCTTCCATTGGGGAAGTATAAGAGCTTCGTTTTTGGGGACATGACGAAAATGGCGGAGGAGCCTGAGGCTGTGATGATTTTTGGAACTCCTGCCCAGATTGGGAGGCTGATACAGGCAGCAACCTACTTCGGAGGGGCTGTGAAGGCAAATCTGACGGCAAAAACTGCATCGTGTGCTGAAGCTCTTTTCCCGGCTTTAAGGGGAGAGGTGGCGATTGCAGTTCCCGGAGCTGGAGACAGAGTTTTTGCCGCGATTCAGGAGACGGAGATGATTTTTGCCATGCCCTATGCTTGGACAGGCAAAATCTTGGAGGGGCTTGAGAATGCAGGCAGGGGGGCAAATATCAGCTACCCGCCCTCACCCTTCCTGATGTTCACTCCACGCTTCCCCAAGCACTACAGAGAGACTGCGGAGAAGTTCAAGCTCGTTTGA
- a CDS encoding CaiB/BaiF CoA transferase family protein: protein MLEDVKVVEVAAFYPGPFCCQLLRNLGAEVIKVEPPGGEPGRMLDAVFAAMNYGKKFLFLDLKSEDGLREFMKLAEDADVVVEGFRPGVAKKLGIDYESVKKVNESIIYCSISAFGQENRLSHLPAHDLNCLGLGGILEISAMGREMRDPNLQLADFSSAVYAAIAILAALHERERTGRGRYIDISMFHSALFSAPIHTSSILNGLGILPAFSSNPAYGIYRTRDGYITLGIIAEEHFWRRLCSALNLGFNFSLVESFSRYEEVRKAIEEKLGRMTTEEAVKVLQDADVPAFEVLSLRDVDKIEDRVREKLVDEVEWNGRRIRLIKPPFRW from the coding sequence ATGCTTGAAGATGTTAAAGTTGTTGAGGTTGCTGCCTTCTACCCCGGCCCCTTTTGCTGCCAGCTTCTGAGGAATTTGGGGGCAGAAGTGATTAAGGTCGAGCCCCCCGGCGGTGAGCCGGGGAGGATGCTTGACGCAGTTTTTGCGGCGATGAATTACGGCAAGAAGTTCCTTTTCCTTGACCTCAAGTCGGAGGATGGTTTGAGAGAGTTCATGAAGCTTGCAGAGGATGCCGATGTGGTGGTTGAGGGGTTCAGGCCGGGAGTGGCGAAGAAGCTTGGAATTGATTACGAGAGCGTTAAGAAGGTGAACGAATCCATTATCTACTGCTCCATTTCAGCCTTTGGACAGGAAAACAGGCTTTCCCATTTGCCGGCACACGATTTAAACTGCCTCGGTCTTGGGGGCATTCTGGAGATTTCGGCAATGGGCAGGGAGATGAGGGACCCCAACTTGCAGCTCGCAGATTTCTCATCAGCCGTTTATGCTGCCATAGCAATTCTTGCTGCCCTTCACGAGAGGGAGAGGACGGGGAGGGGTAGATACATAGACATCAGCATGTTCCACTCAGCCCTCTTTTCCGCCCCAATCCACACTTCCTCCATACTAAACGGGCTGGGAATTTTACCAGCATTCTCAAGCAATCCCGCATACGGCATCTACAGGACGAGAGACGGATACATAACTCTCGGCATCATTGCTGAAGAGCACTTCTGGAGGCGACTCTGCTCAGCTTTGAATCTTGGATTCAATTTTTCCCTCGTTGAGAGCTTTTCAAGATACGAGGAGGTCAGGAAGGCGATTGAGGAAAAGCTCGGCCGGATGACTACTGAGGAGGCTGTCAAAGTTCTGCAAGACGCCGACGTTCCCGCCTTTGAGGTCTTGAGCCTGAGGGATGTTGATAAAATTGAGGATAGGGTTAGAGAGAAGCTTGTGGATGAGGTGGAGTGGAACGGAAGGAGGATAAGGCTGATCAAGCCTCCTTTCAGGTGGTGA
- the thrC gene encoding threonine synthase: MYRLKCIECGKEWGDENYTCECGGLLEVEIDLDEVEIDFRLDGSNITVWKYRSLLPVKIDPVTLKEGGTPLYRAERLEKEVGVRRVYVKHEGLNPSGSFKDRGMTVGVTKALELGRKAVACASTGNTSASMAMYAAKAGLKAYVLLPAGKVALGKVAQALMHGAKVIGIDGNFDDALRIVREVCSREPIYLLNSINPFRPEGQKTIAYEIADEIGVPDRVVLPVGNAGNISAIYKGFKELREVGLTDSMPKMTGIQAEGAAPIYRAFKEGKEDITPMENPETIATAIRIGNPVSAKKALRAIYSTNGLAEVVSDSEIIEAQKFLAAKEGIGVEPASAASVAGLRKLAANGMLDPDETIVCVVTGNLLKDPETVVRVCGEPVKVEASVEAVIRAMRA; this comes from the coding sequence ATGTACCGTCTGAAGTGCATTGAATGCGGGAAGGAATGGGGCGATGAAAACTACACCTGCGAGTGTGGAGGGCTTCTGGAGGTTGAAATAGACCTTGATGAGGTTGAAATTGACTTCAGGCTTGATGGAAGCAACATCACGGTCTGGAAGTACCGCTCTCTCCTCCCCGTTAAAATTGACCCTGTCACGCTGAAGGAGGGTGGAACTCCTCTTTACAGGGCCGAGAGGCTTGAGAAGGAGGTTGGTGTGAGGAGAGTTTATGTTAAGCACGAAGGTCTGAACCCCTCAGGCTCCTTCAAGGACAGGGGGATGACTGTAGGAGTGACCAAAGCCCTTGAGCTTGGGAGAAAAGCTGTTGCGTGTGCATCAACAGGCAACACCTCAGCCTCAATGGCGATGTATGCGGCAAAGGCGGGGCTAAAGGCCTACGTCCTGCTTCCTGCAGGCAAGGTGGCGCTGGGAAAGGTTGCTCAAGCTTTAATGCACGGGGCGAAGGTTATAGGAATCGACGGGAACTTCGATGACGCGCTCAGAATTGTGAGGGAAGTTTGCAGCAGGGAGCCAATCTACCTCCTGAACTCCATCAACCCCTTCAGGCCTGAGGGGCAGAAGACCATCGCCTACGAGATTGCAGATGAAATTGGTGTGCCCGACAGAGTTGTTCTGCCTGTGGGGAATGCCGGGAACATATCAGCAATCTACAAGGGATTTAAGGAGCTCAGAGAGGTTGGTTTGACAGATTCAATGCCCAAAATGACGGGGATTCAGGCTGAGGGAGCGGCGCCGATTTACAGGGCTTTTAAAGAGGGAAAAGAGGACATAACACCTATGGAGAATCCGGAAACCATAGCGACGGCCATAAGAATAGGGAATCCAGTCAGCGCGAAAAAGGCTTTAAGGGCCATCTACAGCACAAACGGGCTGGCAGAGGTTGTTAGCGATTCAGAAATCATCGAGGCGCAGAAGTTCTTAGCTGCGAAGGAGGGCATAGGGGTTGAGCCAGCCTCAGCGGCAAGCGTTGCGGGGCTGAGAAAGCTCGCAGCCAATGGTATGCTCGACCCGGATGAAACCATCGTGTGTGTTGTGACGGGCAATTTACTCAAAGACCCGGAGACTGTTGTGAGGGTTTGCGGAGAGCCGGTGAAAGTTGAGGCGAGCGTTGAGGCTGTAATCAGGGCGATGAGGGCTTGA